TTGTCCAAACAACAGCATTGTTGTACAACAGGCTATTATTGTTATATACAGTGCAATGTGTCCTTTCTTATTATAAGAAAGTCTAATTCTcttctttatgatttttctgAATGCTCTTTAAAAACATCTACGCCAACATCAActtgaaattataaataaataattaaatacttaaaattaaataattaaataaatcacAATCAACTACAAAGTGGACAGACTTATTTCATttcataattatttttattccattggtttttttgtttcctcctATTTGACAAGATGGCTTACTTAGCCCAGAAGACAAAATAAATACCAGTGTTTACTAGTACGAGTTCTGTACAATTCACCAGTGATACACACCAGTATAGCTTACAATATACCAACATGAGCAGATTTACGCAACAACAAGGAAATAAAATagattgttttgtttggggtttttttcctcctctgttttacatttattttatccCTATAACACGCAGATTGATCATTCTGATAGTTTCGTTGCTGGCTAAACATGGAAATCACATCTGGATAAAACgggcttaaaaaaataataataataaaaaacaaacaacaaacaaaaaaagaaacaacttaGGATGTGTTATTTTGGTGCTGTGCAAATATGCTCTTCTTTATACCAGTATATCATGCTATACCAGTACAGTCACCAGTATATTTCATATAGCAGTATGTGACACTCCACATGGGGTCAGTATTAACAAAGACAAATGtgattttcagttcagtgttttgtgtctgAGAAACAAGTTCCAGTCATGTGGCTCCACATTTCGTTTGTTTGGTTCCTTGGGGGCTATTATTAAGTCGGGGAGGGGGGGCATTTTAAAGTGTTACACCTGACAAGAGAGTGGGAGTCATAAATGTGATATGAGGTTTGTTCATGTCCCCGGGAAATATACTTTAAGTGTCACTAGTGGGTGATCGGACAGTTAATGTAGTCTTATATTATGAACATACGAATCACATTGGGACTATATGTGAGgagacaaaaaaggaaaagaagacaCGATCCTCACAAAATTAGTGACCACTCTGCGACGTGTCACTCTCGTCTTCCTCGTGAACCAATCGGAAGCATCCTGCCACTCACGCTGAACACATTTTTtccaattattattttttttttacacagcagTCAATGCTGGGGTTGAAAGTTCAACATTTTTCAGTATAGAGGACAAAGATTCctcaaaacaacacaaaaaacatgGAGCTGATCGATAAAAAGAGTAGACTGAACTGAGTGCGAGTAGGGGAGGTTTCTGTCTGCGGCGATTACCCGCACAGAGTTGGAGTCTTCACATTTGGAGTCTTTAAAAGCGGCTCAGAGAGGAGCTGAGGAAGACTGCGGGAATGGGGCAGCAGTAAGggtgaaagaaaggaaaagtgAGTGAAATAGAGAGAAGAGGGGAGGCGAGTGTTTTCTTTCCTCAGGCAGTAGAGTGGTGCTAGACTGTCCTCAAGGCCTATTCTGCTTTTTTACGTTCCtgcctctgtctcctcctctgCAATTTGAGTCTATAAATAAAACACGGTGAGACGgaggaaacagagaaagagagatggtAGGAGGCATGACGAGTCGGAGAAGACCAAACCGAGACTGTTGTTACTGTTCCACCCGAGGCACCAAAAatacccaaaaaacaaaacataacaaacatgTGATGTGTATGGCGATGTAGAGATATTTGATTGGAGAAAGGAGCTCCCATTCAGGAATCAGAACGTCAGCAAACGGAGGCGGCCGACGTCTAAGATCCCACAGTGAAGTTTCATGCAGATATGTTGCAGATCGGGTTGCAATCCACCCGATCTCACCAGCTTTCATGATAGCGTTTCTGTCGGAAGTTTTAAATCCATTTAAAACTCTAACCTGCAGAATCTGGCTCATCCCAAATCCAGATttacagcttaaaaaaaaaaaaaaaaaaaaaaaaatcacgagTAGATTTTTTCCTTCCTCCTCTCGTCACTGTATTCCACTCTGAAGAGAGCGAAGCTGCCAAGTCCCTGATTCAGGAAGTGTTTCTGCGCTGTTCTCGTATACAGAAAGTCACAGTGGTGGAGATTTTAATCCCAGTTGAACTAATTACCTCGGCTATAGCGGGATTAAAAATTCTAACGATTCATCACGGACCATTATCAGATTATCAGAGCCACTGCTCTCGCCGTTGATTTGTAAAGCAGCCACCTCCGTCAACACATCAGGACTGATGTCTGGAACCCAGGAGTCTTTAGAAGTCACGATGATGCCACCCTCTCCTGTTGGTCAGCTCGGACGACATGGGGCTAGTGTGGGCGGGACTGGGCCATCATCTTGAGCCGGGATTGGTCAATAACATCCAGCAAGTTCTTGGCATCAACAGCAAGAGCATGAGCCGCCGTCAACATCTGCTTCTTGTAGTCCTGCTGGAGGCTTGGAGCATGCAAGATCAGAGTTTTACTAGTTAGTGCAGTATTAATGATCATATGTGCAGACATGTGACAGCATCAAGAACGTGAGCATGACACACActctcactggccactttatcaGGTACATCTGTTCAACCTACTTGTTAGTGCATGACAGAAACTCAGTGCACTTAGGCCcattagtaccaactgagctaAGTGGCAGTATAACGCACcaagtcacaaagctcaaatcatctcaaactggtttcttgaacataacaatgacttcactgtactcaaatgacaTTCACAATCACAGTCTTAGTCCAATAAAGCACTTTTGTAATGTGGTGGAAAAGCAGATtgacatcatggatgtgcagctgacaaatctgcagcagctgtgtgatgctgtcatgtcactAAGGACCAAAACCTCTGagcaatgtttccagcaccatgttgaatctgtgccattaAGAATTAAGGTAGTTCTGAGGCCAAAAGGTGGTCAAAGCCAGTGTAAGGTTTACCTAATAAAGTGAGTGTATATTCTGATACTTTTAGTTTGTGCACCTACCTGGTCATCACATATTGTTGGGCTAACTTCATCTTTGCAATCAGTTCTGCCAAGTCAGAGTTCAGCAGCTTCTGTGCCATCTCGATCTGGTGAAGAAAACCGTAACCgtacaaaataaaatgcaagctGGAGCAGCTGCGGTTTAACGTGATTTATTAACAATCATTAAATTGTTTAATAACATAAAGTGAATGCTTGTTAGTAAAAACGGTGTCTACCTCTCTGTGTGTACTGGCTGGAAGTTGAGGTAGAGTCTCATCTACTGTGGCCAATAATGTCCTCAGTGCCAGACCCAcatcctgaaacacacacatttttttcacaaCAGGACAGCTTACATGTGGTATCAATAATACACATAGTTTGTTTTAAATAGTCTAAAATCTGATATTTCTAATAGAGAAGACAGAAACGAGACGGTGCTGTATTCCCTTCTTAAGGTTAGCAGCTTGGCTAAACATTCTGGAGTTAGGGATGAACACTCCAATGTTAGCTATAAGGGCTGTTTGCCCTGCTCTTCCCTTTCTACCAACGTGAAAAAACCCTTTggagaaataaaatgtatttcaaaAAGACTCCCAGGAAAACTCTAATTATTAAATCCCTTTGGTGAAAAGCTGCTTAGGCTATCTGCAGAGTCAGGTTaatatatgaagcaaaaattattCATGAAGGAGTAGAAGAAGTGTCGAAATTCCGTCCTTGGAAAGCTGCACCGGCCAATTAAACTGAAACAGTGCGTCACAGTGCTCAAGGACATGGCGGTTATTAAACTGCACAGAGCTGCTTTGATCTGCTGTGCTGAGTTTTTAGCTCAAAGCCTGCAGCTCCACTtcagagaaataaaaactgcCATTTGTGCCTCTGTTACCTTGACCATGGGCACGTATTCCTCGGGTGGAGCCGGCTGGATCTTGCTTGACATCTCGATCACAGCTTTGACCAATCCCGTCACGTTCTCGTACACTTTGTCGTTCGACCGATCCAGATTGGCGGTGGGAGGCGGGCTTATCTCCTGAGGCTGCAGCTAAACCACAGAAGAAGACAAAAAGCAGTGAGTGAGAGGTTCTTTGAGTGAATGTGTACCTGGGAAAGAAGTGTGGGGACTGATGACAAAAACCAGCTGAAACAGTGtggatgaaaacaaaacatttgttcAAACATTTACCTCCACAAATCCTGCTAGATTGTAAAGATGTTCATCCGCCTTACACACTAGATACATCTAATGGTCCAAAGTAAAGTAATAATAATCCAGAGAAAAGTCATAGACAGTGCATCTGATATACCCATGTTGTGATGCTATTGTTTTGCGACATGGAAACACCATCACACCATCGACCCTAACCCTAACACCGTAACCATAACCATAGCCCCGTAACCCTAATCCTGACCCTCTCCACCCACTTATTTGCACTTTTTCCTGAGTGGACATCAGCAAGTCTTGTTTCCATGTCAACGATGACATCATAACAAtttgattggtcacttgcaatgttgaacctgggcCAACATTAATTATGATGATCCAGGAACAACACCAGCACTCCGAATATCAGATACACGGTCTAAAGGTAGAGGTATTCTCtggccactagatggcagtgtCACACTACCATAACCTGTGCTGTAAACCTATCAGTTGAggattttaattaaatacagATTCCCCGTAGGAGGTCACATCTTACTGAACCTGACATATAAACCAATCATCATCTTGCACTAACATAAAGCGctttctcttttctgtctttccatTTTCTTCACCATCTCTCTTGCTCAGTGACATCACCTGACCACAACCTGCAGGTATACTTCCCACATCTTGAATGCAAAGACTTTCTCTCGCCCGCAGTCATGCATGCATGTATAAACTCTAATCCTCTTTGCAATTTCACttcattttgcacatttttttgcATCTCCCTTCACGCCCTCGCCTCTCCAGTCCTTACTGAATTCTGGGTAATCAGTAAATCACCGCCTACAGTGAAAACAATACAACGCTGTGCACACAATGACCTACTGAAACCACTTGAAGCATTTATCTAGAAAAAATAAGCATTTGAACACTAGCTGCTTTATAATCTGAAGAAAATATGACCCTATTTTATTAGGATGCGGAAAACCTTTTAATTCTTAactggggaagaaaaaaaagaataaatcttATTAAAAACTCACTTGTCTACTAATTACAAAGAGAAGCATATAATTAGTGCTCAAGTAAatcaaaaaatctataaaagtTAAAAGCACTTAGATctgagaaaaggagaaaagacaATATAAGCAGGAAAACAGACAAGGGGAAGTGCAGAGATGAAGTTAATACTACAACAGAATGTGATGTGTTGGACAAAGAAATCAAAGGGCTGATTGAGGAGAAGGACAACAACATGGAACAGGAGACAAGACGCacagtaaacacacacagacggtGTGCTGCTTACCCGCCAGGGCTAGGGGTCAACAGTAAGGCAGAGTGCCGGAGAAGGATGGGGgtgagggggaggggggagagagagagagagagagagagggagacggaGCAGCCAAAGGAAAGAAGATACAAGGGTAAATATTAATGCTCCAAGCATTCAAAACATGCACTGTGTGCACTTGGTAAATGTATCCCTCCATGTGCTACTGGAGGagcatttcattcattcattcattcattcattcagtgtGTATTTCTGCTCGTATTTTTGCTTTGGAGCATGTGCattcatgtatgtgtgtgtgtgtgtgtgtgtgtgtgtgtgtgtgtgtgtgtaccttgaCTCCATCATTGTAACTGTCTCCAGTATTTAGACAGGCCAGGCTGCTTACTTGGCTCTGGGCCCCAGGTCGAGGCGGTTTCTTTGGCGGGGCCACATGCTCTGCAGGAAACAACATACGACAACGTGTGAAGTACAAAAATATTTCTACTCACAATTTATTCCTAAGAAGTGTGGGCAGATGTTTACTTtggtttcacagcagctctcGGTTTAGCTTGTTATCACACAGATTATAATTAACTCCAGCCTAATTTTTGCCAAACAAAGCGTCACCTCTTAAGATTCGGTTTTTATTTGAATTGATTCTATGCTTTCTACTTCTTTTCAAACCTTTTAGCCTCTTTTTCTCTTCTGCATTTGATGTTGTTCTGTAAAAAACATTCAATTGCAAAGTGGTATTAAAATTGTCGTATGAATAAAGTTTTGATTGATTTATAAAGTCTCCCACAAACTGTTTCAAGTATGAAACGTCTCTCTTCCTCTACATTAGTATCTATAGTAATGATGACAGGAAAcattttatggacaaaaacaataaaaacgatATTCCATCCTGGAAAATCATTCCTCGACTGGCTACTatatgtttctgttttctctatATATTTACGCTCTGAGCACTGAACATACTGAACATGACATGCTGTCTGAGTCCATATAACCAGAGGTTGGTGTGCTCACTAGCAGGCCAGCAGGTTCACAGCTGGATCTGTCGTACTGTGACCACAGACTAAACCCTGCAGACAGACGCTGACCTCAGAAAGGCCATAGATACACAGCGTGCTACACTGTGTGATGGTATATGTGTAAGTTACATATCTTGGGAGAAAGAGAAGACAGCGAATAACAATAGTGGTTGCCCTCCTGTAATTGTGGCGAAGTTGAGGCCCCATCTATTACCTGGTTTGCCAACGGGCTGGTATATGTGCTGGTTTCCTGTctgtgcaaacaaacaaacaacaaaacaaagcactGGGTTAGCGATTGCACAGACGCAGACATAATCAGAAGCTTTGCAGGAAATTAGAACTTCACAGCTTTAAACCACCAGCGGCCTCAGCACAGAATCCAATTTACTTTGTGACACCGAGCCTCAGCTCGCACACAGCTAGCTCACAGTCATCTGCAGCAGAGGAGCTGTGCCTGTTATTTTGTGCTGTGTGGTCCTGCATTGGGTAACTTATGGTAACAAAAATATTCTGTTTGACAGGAAAAGGAtgacaaaacaaactgtttcttTTGTTAGAGCTAGCATTTTAAAACTGCAGCATGTTTACATGATGTGATGGTTGTGAGAACAAAATGCCAGGAATGTTACATATTtaaatttattgtatttttactgcatccctgttgttttgtgtgtgtgagaaaacaGCACAGAAGGACTCAAAAGCCATGGTGCCATCAGAGTGTTGTGGTCTGACAACCACCAACACCCAAAAATACTCCACcaaggcgcacacacacacacacacacacacacacacacacacacacacacacacacacacgaacgaGGGAGATTTTCCCACCACAAACCACAACCATTCaatgggaggaggaggaggaggaggaggacaagCAGTGAGATGAATTACAGAGACGGAAATATCTAACTCATGGCAACTTCAGACTGCTGCAACAACTTCTGCTGGCATTGGGGAAATAACATCAACATGCAACTCTGCATTCAGCTTCAGAGATTCCAGCTTTGGGATACAgttacacacacgcacacacacactagatATTACAACAGGAGGAAAGGGGAGAAGTTGCAAGATGCAAATATCTCAGTaactctgtgtgttttgtgtgcaaaACCTGCCAGAAGTGCCCAGATCTTACATCCTTTACCAGTAAAGTTGCTTCTCACACtctaatatatttatttacagaCGGACAATCACTAAAATCGGCCACCAGGACACTCTGGGACTGAGTGCAACACCCTTCCATTAATATCCAGTTACGCTGTGAGAAACTACTGACCCCACATTGCTGACTTTACCCTCAACAGGTCACTTCCTGTCCCTGAATCAGTCAgttggaaagaaaacaaacacgcCGCAGCCAACTGCAGTGAGTCTGACCATAACACGGACTTCCGTCAACATTCATCTTCATCAGACATCCTCCGtgcttaaaaacacaaacacttcagGAAAATAACTTCCCATTTATAAAGTGGCGGGGACAGCAAATTGGACATGATTTGGACAGTGAAAGTTTAGAAAGAAACAAACCGAGACAGTTCAACTCGCACCTGTAGGAATGTCCATGAGTTATTGTCCTGATGTGAATGGGTATAACTAACTAATGagaaacatgaagaagaaggaACGTACCGGTGGCTGGAGTCcactgtcttctctgtccagaCTACCTCTCGAACTTCTCGTGTCAGGTTTCTAAGCAATCACAAACAATCAAACATTACATCTCCATATACCAAATCTATATACTTCGATTTTTAGTAGGAATTTTTTCAAATAATCCAGatgtttcacaaaaaaaaagattgacTTCATGGATAAATTAATGATTAAACTGTGGCAGAAAAAAAGCCCAACTGTCCAAACACAAAACCTCCTATGAAAACTGGAACACAGGATACACAAAGCTGTAGTGTCCAAAAGGCTTTTTTGGATCTTAAACACAAAGTTTACTTAAGAATTAAGAACAAATTTTTCAGTTGGTGCTGCCATGcaaaccaaaataaaaccacacacaaaacaaccacaACATCCCACTCATTGccctctctgacacacacacacattcactcgtACCAGCTTTCCAAGACAGGACTTGAAGACCAGCATCGCCGCCGAGTTCATCAAAGTAGCCTGATGCGTGAACCGTTCGTGTGAGGTGTTTCGTCTCTGCTGTTATCTCAGGATCTTTCCAGTATCTCGCACTGTACCTCTGTTACGCTCTAAATGTTCCCCTGTCTGGTTATCTCTGTAACCTTGTCAGTGCTGCAAGTTTCATCCAGAGAAGACTTCAGATTCAACTCCAGCTTCCTGCCTCCACCACTCTTATGTCTGACGGTGACGCACAGAGAGAGGgggaaggagaggaggagggaagaAGCACGCTGCCAACAAGCTGTCAGCATGCGAGCGTGTCTACCCTTCTTTCCCAAAACCTCCTGCCTTTCTCCTCCCTTTCTTTCCCACCCCTTTCTAGTCCCTCGCTCAAGTGACAGTCTTATGAAAACCAGGCAGCCTATAAGAAACactccccccaccccacacacacTTTATACCTTCCCATCTTTTCAGTAATCTTGCGTGTTGTCATTTAGTGGTTGTGGGTCAAAGACAGACTGTTGACTGGGCTGTCAGATTCTGTAAGCCTACCATTAGCCTGGAATTCGCACAGGCCACACCTGCCTAcaaactcactctctctcacatgcacgcacacacacaaacacgcactaTAAAAGTcttgagcaaaaaaaaacaaccaacaaaaaaccccagacAGTTCCTTAATTCTGTGTTCACAGAAAAGTGCAtcctacattaaaaaaaaccctctttgcCAACCTCTTCTTGTCATGTCAAACCCTGCGCTCACTCATCTTTGTCTGGATGAGTCTTACCAGAAGAACTGAGTTGTATCCATCTACTCATCACTAACAATCAGAGGAGACACGGCCAACATTTTCTTGTTGGTAAATTCCAAACCAGAAAGTGAGTCACAGGAAGTACagagtaacttttttttttaaactgtgaagaCATGGACGTTATTGTCCACACACTTCACCCATATATGTCAGCACATGCTACGAATGAACACATTAACGAGACTTACATGATGCTTATGCATATCCTGTGCAAACAAGTAAAGTGTAATTAATCTACATTTGCACATTGTTGCAGTGCCGAGGCTTCAGCAGCATGGTATTAAGGAGGAATGTAAGTTGATGAAATACTGCACAGTAACCAAAGGTAACAAAACATACCTACGACTGTTTAacagttcattttaaaactcttttGAAGACCAAAGTCATTTTCATAACCACATAGGACGTCTCCAAAAGTCTAGTTCTTGACTGATTCTTTCTCTAACCAGCACTGACTGCAGCACATCAGAGCAGGGTCTCAGTAACAGCGGCCTTAAGGTTTCTAGCTCAAAGACACTGCAGCAGACAACTCAAACTGCAGCGCtgttaaaaaatataatcaGCTTGACACCACTGACACCTTCACCTCAAAGTTCAAATGTCTGTGGCTGACAAAAGGGTtccaaatctgttttttcccccccttttctttttgctcTTATGCGACTCTTAGTGaacttatttttattacaaTGTGAACAAGACAAATCACATTTGACATCTAATATTCTCACGTAgcagattttcatttttcccaCTTCTGTGTGGTTGTAAATCATATACAGGTCAGATTTTTCAGTAGTGTGACCACGTCACAGCGAAATCTAATACAGCTCATTTCTCATCACAGCTACCAGACTTCAGTAACTTCATGGCAATATCAAACATGCTTCTGCACTTCTTAATGAGCATTTCCATTAAATTCCTTTCAGTATCTGGTGGCATTTTCTCACTTTGCAGCATTTTATTCGTCTTCGTGTTGCATACGTGTTAggacaggggtcggcaacctgcggctcttttgtccttatactgcggctccgggtggtttgggaaaataaattagaagtatttagctgaagtgtattttatttgtgtttagttctttttttaacttgtagttctaaattggaagattattgtgatattgaaatataaaaataaaattattttattatttttcatcgctcaaaataagcttcacactcgcggaagccgttatacccgccgaaacgccgtacatttatcgagactttcgacCCCAGGTAGgtcaattatggatcttcggatccacattatgtcagcatctattctccaccgtgaactatgttaaaaacaaacactgctcacacctcacagatgacagcttacagtcctgcgtaaagatataagtgacttcgtacagccccgatttgcagaccccgtgcgcagaggttcaggagcagaactCCCACTGTAACCACGGCAGACCcgctgcttttcagcatctctttattgaccacttttcacacacagttgctgtacgcatacatccggctgtagcttttcagctcacagcccgacaacacaacagcagagagagcacagacgcAATCACGCTTCgccgtgattgcgggtgccgctcaggtgcgtctgactcccatgcagcggcactgcagaccacgccccgccacacacattaaccaggtaaaagacatatttaggcagaattttgcaaatatctattttttttttagcagcatagagctttttttccaattattttttaaaagtcaggtcaaggctccaaaagcccaaaggcgatataagggtggcggctcacagcagtttttgtttgctacatggatcgttttagttcagctgggtgtctttgcttttgttatatttctttaagagttcaaaatgtgttaattacataaataaaatgtaattttctctgtagcacttcatggatttcataagcagcacaccttagttgctctgtggattcttttaaaaagcagttaaaaacttttctgttcaaacaagccttttgttgatctacgtattttatattctttacattatttacatttgatcttttacattgtgtataatgtctattaattgtattgtttattttaatctttgtgtacagcgctttgtgactgcctgtctgtgaaaagcgcttaataaataaactttacttacttactttagttgttcacacaaagcataaaggtaaaaaaatatatatatacagtgttatcttcattttagatgtcaaaaagtatttgcggctcccagtgttttcttttgcgtggaaaccgggtccaagtggctctttgggtgttaaaggttgcagacccctgtgtTAGGAAATTAGCGAGGATGGTTTCCTGTTGGTTTGATTCGcttgtgttttcttaagttgcaatGCACTGAGCTCTCAGGGccatggtaaaaagaaaaaaacacatttaagtgCAATAGTGTTTTCAAATCAAATAATTTAAGGGCTTAAGTATATGTGTTGACACAAtgataaactttaaaaaatgagtCCAAACTAAATGATTACACTTTCTGAATATGGAATTACGACAGCATGCAAAAAGAAAGCAACTAAACAAGACATCTTTTCCTTACAGTGGGCACCGACACAATGCACCATGCACAACCTCTCAGAAAAGcccaaaataaatcaaacaagaaCACGTCAAACTTCCTTAAATTTAGCTGCTTTTCCTTTATTCCTGCAAAGAGGCATTCTCAGGACTGCACAAATGTGCTAGTCATTTAAGTCTTACAATCGGCCCTTTATTAGTTAAAActtgacatttttgtttactCCACATAGCTGCTCAAATCTAGCCAACCACACAGAAGcaagacaaagtgaatctgaaTTAAATGCACTGTGACAGCATCCGTAGTGTGCATGTGTCAGTTGTGCATGGGTGTGCTTTACCAGCAGCCTTTCCTCCTGCTCCAGCCACCTCTGATCCTCCTCCATCTGCTGCTGTTGTATGATCAGCTGTTCCTCCATTAACAGGCACTGCTGGCCTACACACTGCTGCATGTCTACTGCCCtgtcctacacacacacacacacacacacacatacatccaCACATACAAACGTGCAACAGAAAGACAAGCATAGCATAACAGACATGCACACCAGCACGGGGACACACAGTCACAATCACATGAGAAGAAACGTGCACAGACATGGAGACGAACACACATATACACCAGACTGATGAGAGGCTGAACTGAGGTGGTGGACGCAAATGCTAAAAACAACTGAGGTGTCAGGGGGgtgtttttgtgaaaaaaacTGGTGTGGAAACAGGAAAACTTTTGaaacccatttaaaaaaaaagtgtgactgGTGTGTAACTGCCTCCACAGAAGAAACaatatgtttgtcacacttgaAAAGATGATTCGTTGGCCACTAATAGAGTTTCGGGTTGTCTAGGTAaccttttaatgtatttattaccCTGTCTGGTGTTAATCAATGGTATCCTGTCCTCTCATTGATTGCTACATCAATTGCTTGCGTCAATTTtgagtaaagtttattttgggACTTGCTCGCTTTACACTGAAAGCAGAGTTTTCTTGAAGTTGCTGAATTTGAATGCCTTTCTATGACCTCTGGTCACAAAACTGCGTTTCACTTATTGTATACATGTAGCGTAACAGCCAGTGaccacaaacaacaaacagcatAAAACTCACATCACAGCTTAAAACGCTTCTTTCCCTCGGCTATTAGATCACTGAACTCTTACGGGGGTCAATTAGATGAATTTTTCTATGACTGTTCATTTTTGGACACATGTCCTTGTTattctatttgttttttttgtttttttgacatcATAGTTTGCTCATTTGTGCCTGCATCACATGTAACAAGGAACAGTGTTTGTGATTAGTTGAGTTTGCAAATAAATTTCCCTTTTTGGGTATTAATAAAGTTGTCTGAATCTGATTTCAGAGTGAGTGTTTGCATGTGCGTGTGCAAGCATGTCTATAAGAG
The genomic region above belongs to Oreochromis niloticus isolate F11D_XX linkage group LG11, O_niloticus_UMD_NMBU, whole genome shotgun sequence and contains:
- the LOC100700494 gene encoding focal adhesion kinase 1 isoform X14; protein product: MEMRRQVTVSWDSGGSDEAPPKPSRPGYPSPRSSEGFYPSPQHPGHYQMAGYPGPHTLPSVPSALYPPQAAMLDTHHAHTHPRHHVHTHSHAQLLPQPHGQDMALWGSLMEDRAVDMQQCVGQQCLLMEEQLIIQQQQMEEDQRWLEQEERLLKPDTRSSRGSLDREDSGLQPPTGNQHIYQPVGKPEHVAPPKKPPRPGAQSQVSSLACLNTGDSYNDGVKPWRLQPQEISPPPTANLDRSNDKVYENVTGLVKAVIEMSSKIQPAPPEEYVPMVKDVGLALRTLLATVDETLPQLPASTHREIEMAQKLLNSDLAELIAKMKLAQQYVMTSLQQDYKKQMLTAAHALAVDAKNLLDVIDQSRLKMMAQSRPH